In Candidatus Polarisedimenticolia bacterium, the genomic window AGGTGGCGAGGGCGCAAGCGGTCAGGATCGACGCGGCCAGGAAGGCCGCGCCCGGAAGATGAATCGGGGCGTCGGGAGCGGAGAAGCGGCCGAAGAGCTGCGTCATCAGAGGCGGGCCCAGGATCGACGTCAGCGATTGCAGGCTGGCGACGGCGCCTTGCAGCTCCCCTTGCGCGTCGGGCGCGATGCGATGCGACATCAGCGCATTGGTCGAAGGCATCACCAGGCCGGCCATCAGCCAGGTGCCCAGCCAGGCGAACATCATCCAGCCTTGCGTGGCGGTGGCGAACCCGAGAAACCCGAGCCCGCCGAGCGTGAGCCCGAGCATCGCCACGCGCTTCTCTCCCAGGCGCGGCATGAGCCGGCGCATCACCAGCGCCTGGCTGGAGGCGATGACAGCGCCGGCCGCGGCGAGCGACAGCCCAATCATCGCTTCCGACCAGCCGAAGCGGAATTTCGTGTAAAAGCTCCAGGTGGAGGGCATCACCTGGTGCGCCAGGCTCCACAGGAACAGCGCGGTCAGCAGGCCGAGCACCACCGGGTGCCGGCGCATCTGCAGGAGCGTCCCGAGGGGATTGGCCCGCTTCCACTGGAAGGGACGGCGGCGCTCTTCGGGAAGTGATTCGGGCAGGACGAAGATGCCGTAGAGGAAGTTCGTCAGGCTCAATCCCGCCGCCACGAAAAATGGAGTGCGCGCAGACAGCCCACCGAGCAGGCCTCCCAGGGCCGGTCCCAGGACGAAGCCGACACCGAAGCAGGCGCTGATGATGCCGAAATTCTGGGCCCGCTTCTCGCGCGGAGTGACGTCGGCGACGTAGGCGTAGGCCGGGGTGAACGACGCACCGGCCATGCCCGAGATCAACCGTCCCAGGAAGAGCCATCCGTAGGTCGGAGCCGCTCCCATCACCAGGTAGTCGACTCCGAGCGCGCCCACGGCGTAGAGAAGGACCGGGCGGCGCCCGAAGCGATCGGAGAGATTCCCCAGGATCGGCGCGCAGAGGAACTGCGCCACCGCGTAGACGAAGGCGAGATAACCGCCATGGATCGAAGCCTGGCTCAGGGTGTCGCCGGTCAGGCCCACCAGGAGCGAAGGAAGGACCGGGATGATGAGTCCGAAGCCGATGGCATCCAGCAGGACGGTGATGGCGACGAAGGCGATGGCGTGCGAGGTGGGCTTGGGCGCGGTCATGCGGAAGGCTGCACGAGGCAACAGTCGTTCAAGCTGTGGCCATTTTGCATCCGCGAAGGATAAAGGCGGCCACCGGCCCGGTCAATTCCGCTAGGATGCGGATGTCCACCGGAACATCGCGCGGACCTCGTGGATGATGTTCGAGACATGGGAGGCGTCGATGCCCGACCTCAAGAGTCCCGCGCTGATATGGACGAAAGGGATTCTCTTCCTGATTCTCGCGATGGCGGCCTCGGTCCTCCTTCTCCTCGAGGCGCCTAGCCTCAAGACCGCGGCGCTGCTGGCCCTCGCCCTGTGGGCGGCCTGCCGCTTCTACTACTTCGCCTTTTACGTGATCGAGAAGTACGTCGACCCGGGCTATCGCTTCGCCGGATTGGGTTCGTTCCTCG contains:
- a CDS encoding TCR/Tet family MFS transporter — protein: MTAPKPTSHAIAFVAITVLLDAIGFGLIIPVLPSLLVGLTGDTLSQASIHGGYLAFVYAVAQFLCAPILGNLSDRFGRRPVLLYAVGALGVDYLVMGAAPTYGWLFLGRLISGMAGASFTPAYAYVADVTPREKRAQNFGIISACFGVGFVLGPALGGLLGGLSARTPFFVAAGLSLTNFLYGIFVLPESLPEERRRPFQWKRANPLGTLLQMRRHPVVLGLLTALFLWSLAHQVMPSTWSFYTKFRFGWSEAMIGLSLAAAGAVIASSQALVMRRLMPRLGEKRVAMLGLTLGGLGFLGFATATQGWMMFAWLGTWLMAGLVMPSTNALMSHRIAPDAQGELQGAVASLQSLTSILGPPLMTQLFGRFSAPDAPIHLPGAAFLAASILTACALATFALAARHEATEIPIQQAANS